In a genomic window of Styela clava chromosome 11, kaStyClav1.hap1.2, whole genome shotgun sequence:
- the LOC144429941 gene encoding uncharacterized protein LOC144429941, whose product MEWQNLRHDLHILQIPAMENVCKYLAAAPEYRYPCFQVLGKVLQVFAAGTSGAERGFSSINIIKTKHRNRLSSRHLTMLLRCGGETSIKADKAESFFMDVLQHWKDSKLRRHERAAEATPSIFIRSLLYFYL is encoded by the exons ATGGAATGGCAGAATCTTCGTCATGATCTGCATATTCTCCAAATACCGGCTATGGAGAAC GTATGCAAGTACTTAGCGGCAGCGCCcgagtaccggtacccatgcttTCAAGTGCTGGGCAAAGTCCTACAAGTTTTCGCAGCCGGTACCTCGGGGGCCGAACGAGGGTTTTCttcaataaacataattaaGACGAAACACAg GAATAGGCTTAGCAGCAGACACCTAACAATGCTTCTGAGATGTGGCGGGGAGACATCCATAAAAGCAGACAAAGCGGAATCATTCTTCATGGATGTCTTGCAACATTGGAAAGATTCCAAGCTACGTCGCCACGAACGGGCTGCAGAAGCCACGCCATCCATTTTTATTCGTTcgcttttgtatttttatttgtga